From the genome of Haloterrigena sp. KLK7, one region includes:
- a CDS encoding helix-turn-helix domain-containing protein translates to MTTDESEAVDAFERLGLTSYEAKVFIALHRLGSGAARDVADVTDVPRSQVYSVAESLENRGLLEIQQSNPIRYRPVSIEEAQQTLEDRFERERERAFDYVDAVKQEATSEETQEDIWTVRSRERVDDRAVDLLSGATEKIVIGMRLPELLTESIVRTLEERAAAGVSVIAISRTDEIRERLDAVDGVDVETPPAYREGDQRSGRIVIADDDGILLSVVDDDGSETAIWSSGSLFASVLIQLIDASDELRHDPE, encoded by the coding sequence GTGACGACCGACGAGAGTGAGGCCGTCGACGCGTTCGAGCGCCTCGGACTCACCAGCTACGAGGCCAAGGTCTTCATCGCCTTACACCGGCTGGGGTCCGGCGCGGCGCGCGACGTCGCCGACGTGACCGACGTGCCCCGCTCGCAGGTGTACAGCGTCGCCGAGAGTCTGGAGAACCGGGGGCTGCTCGAGATCCAGCAGTCGAACCCGATCCGCTATCGGCCGGTGAGCATCGAGGAGGCCCAACAGACCCTCGAGGACCGGTTCGAACGCGAACGGGAACGGGCGTTCGACTACGTCGACGCGGTCAAACAGGAGGCGACGAGCGAGGAGACCCAGGAGGACATCTGGACCGTTCGGAGCCGCGAGCGCGTCGACGACCGCGCCGTCGACCTCCTCTCGGGGGCGACCGAGAAGATCGTCATCGGGATGCGGCTCCCGGAACTGCTCACGGAATCGATCGTCCGGACCCTCGAGGAACGCGCCGCGGCCGGCGTCTCGGTGATCGCGATCAGTCGGACCGACGAGATCCGGGAGCGACTCGACGCCGTCGACGGCGTCGACGTCGAGACGCCGCCAGCCTATCGAGAGGGCGACCAGCGATCGGGACGCATCGTCATCGCCGACGACGACGGGATCCTGTTGAGCGTGGTCGACGACGACGGGAGCGAAACGGCGATCTGGAGTTCGGGATCGCTGTTCGCCTCCGTGTTGATCCAGTTGATCGACGCCAGCGACGAACTGCGACACGACCCCGAGTAA